One Dreissena polymorpha isolate Duluth1 chromosome 9, UMN_Dpol_1.0, whole genome shotgun sequence genomic window carries:
- the LOC127844789 gene encoding uncharacterized protein LOC127844789 encodes MTTEETILSSEKMQTTQCMTQTKTKHDENKMNVVTNLSKNTLTEAQMSLLSKGLKFIPTRKTIDKGKLLTDLSAWERCMRLREYFYAEDAEHRTREDGNLYKKKTSTWTPKAGRDKWLDTYIIAVKDDIICGLKRKFKYNLSRLEEQAIKELLHDDDIVIRPVDKGSGIVIMDREDYVKLLKCEMSDCETYVEVTDDKTRIVENKVKKVAYTLYKKGSIDSDLKRYLTSGGGTSGKLQGNPKLHKPGMPLRTIVNGRNHPTEKMAEIVENELRDHVMSLPSYVRDTTDFLKKISQIQQPLPDGTIIICLDVKALYPSVPREEARAAVIEALNRRVQPEVPTNDMITMMDTVLNNNTISFNGDHYMQNEGTAIGSHLGMNYASTYMRAWETELFSKSNKHPIAYFRFVDDVWGLWTHGLEALKTFHAFANEIHPRIQLELRYSTEQLEFLDTMTSIRKGRLVSDLYTKPTDRHLYLHMDSSHTESTKKAIPYGLGVRLKRICSEETDYKKHRDEIKEQLQKRGYNGRFVETELKKVDSKKRKDLLRTKVPSKSTSRFPVISEMSLLETGVPLILIRPEADDESPSKLKSEVQEAVRSLKAGAPTGVKGDFFRTSADVRQGCLLSPVLFNLFLAKKMHETPHDHHTSISIGERPIPT; translated from the exons ATGACAACAGAAGAAACGATACTTTCCTCGGAGAAAATGCAGACCACACAGTGCATGACACAAACAAAGACAAAACATGACGAAAACAAAATGAATGTTGTTACCAACCTATCAAAAAATACGTTAACTGAGGCTCAGATGTCTCTGCTGTCGAAAGGATTGAAGTTCATACCGACTAGAAAAACAATAGACAAAGGGAAATTACTCACAGACTTGTCAGCGTGGGAACGCTGTATGCGCTTAAGAGAATATTTCTATGCAGAAGACGCAGAACATAGAACCAGGGAAGATGGGAACCTATACAAAAAGAAGACCTCGACGTGGACTCCAAAGGCAGGCCGCGACAAATGGCTGGACACATATATAATAGCGGTCAAAGACGACATAATTTGCggtttaaaacgaaaatttaaatataatctgAGCAGATTGGAAGAACAGGCAATCAAAGAATTACTCCACGACGATGACATAGTAATTCGCCCTGTCGACAAGGGGTCGGGGATAGTGATAATGGACAGGGAAGACTATGTCAAGCTGCTGAAGTGTGAAATGTCGGACTGTGAGACATACGTCGAGGTGACGGATGATAAAACAAGGATTGTGGAAAACAAAGTTAAGAAAGTGGCCTATACCCTATACAAGAAGGGGTCGATCGACAGTGACCTTAAAAGGTATCTCACCAGCGGCGGTGGAACTTCCGGTAAGCTTCAGGGCAACCCGAAGCTTCATAAACCTGGGATGCCTCTCCGCACTATTGTAAACGGCCGCAATCACCCGACAGAGAAGATGGCGGAAATAGTGGAGAATGAATTGCGTGATCATGTGATGTCACTCCCGTCGTATGTGAGAGACACAACCGACTTCCTAAAGAAAATATCACAGATACAGCAGCCGTTACCAGACGGTACCATCATAATTTGTTTGGATGTGAAGGCTCTTTACCCCAGCGTACCAAGAGAAGAGGCCCGTGCTGCAGTTATTGAAGCCCTCAATCGGCGAGTGCAACCGGAAGTACCAACCAACGACATGATCACAATGATGGACACTGTTctaaataacaacaccatttcaTTCAATGGAGACCACTACATGCAAAATGAAGGAACTGCTATAGGATCGCATTTAGGTATGAATTACGCATCGACCTACATGAGAGCCTGGGAGACagagttattttcaaaatcaaataaacatccaaTAGCCTACTTCCGGTTCGTTGATGATGTTTGGGGCTTGTGGACACATGGTTTGGAGGCACTAAAGACATTCCATGCGTTTGCAAATGAAATCCATCCACGAATACAGCTAGAGCTCCGCTACTCCACAGAGCAGCTCGAATTCCTAGACACCATGACGTCTATTCGAAAAGGAAGGCTGGTTTCAGACCTATACACCAAACCAACAGATCGGCACCTATACCTGCACATGGACTCGTCGCATACCGAGTCTACGAAGAAGGCCATTCCGTACGGCTTAGGTGTGAGGCTGAAAAGAATATGTTCGGAAGAGACGGACTACAAAAAACACAGAGATGAGATAAAAGAGCAACTACAGAAGCGAGGATACAATGGCCGATTCGTCGAGACAGAACTGAAGAAAGTTGATAGCAAGAAGCGAAAAGATCTGCTGCGTACGAAAGTGCCTTCAAAAAGTACttccagg TTTCCGGTTATTTCAGAGATGAGTCTGCTGGAGACTGGGGTGCCACTGATACTTATCCG ACCAGAAGCGGACGACGAAAGTCCTTCCAAACTTAAGTCAGAGGTGCAGGAGGCAGTGCGCAGTCTTAAGGCAGGAGCACCTACAGGAGTG